In the genome of Cryptomeria japonica chromosome 8, Sugi_1.0, whole genome shotgun sequence, one region contains:
- the LOC131043817 gene encoding receptor-like protein 7 yields the protein MEAMFSCGRVAFAIITILCCFTSPAIACPLPERNLLLDFKAAVVDEDNTLTSWHGFNCCTWIGVSCNLRTGHVSRLDLSGYNLKGNISSSLFQLARLEHLDLSHNLFKGKFSPPHNRKLNSLTFLDLSFAGYVNYSSLSYVREFYVSLESLSNLVSLEYLSLAEVNISASKEWGEAVGSLSNLQQLSMSDCGLGGQIPNSLLNLTSLLHLDLSYNYLSAHIPAWFENVTGRLLSLDLSWNENLGGDISFLGQRNSSLSLTRIVLSGTAIKGRIPSAIWNISCLEHLRLSGTRIEGEIPASIGNLLSLQSLDLSDTRIEGEIPASIGNLLSLQSLDLSYTGIEGGIPSAIGNVSSLKSLYLSDISIEGEFPVSILNLSKLVELDLSYNMLTGVIPPSLDSLSSLVSLDLNANELNGTIPSTISNLVNLRRLWLHSNSLSGLISLSVFDNLTSLGSLYLSYNQLTVNIDSTWIPQFKLSALALGSCNLDRIPSFLVTQYDLEYLDLSANSIQTNIPSWIWNLPSLYSLNLSCNQLTGSLPSRQPLPMYIDSLDLHNNSLEGSLHLPPAGAGAYLLDLSMNQFNGSIPTDIGAYLQNTRFLSLSRNNLSGAIPDSICTSYLEVLDLSNNTLSSVIPPHLTRNCSSLSVLDLAENHLEGKLPAEWGNITNMHTLKLNGNHLRGVIPSSISEGRSLQVLDLGNNDLEGTLPHWIGKLSQLHVLVLRSNHFHGSIPRQVIGLPNLQILDLSGNHLSGAIPSNLTNLLAIVNASQNNSNHLEDVRYTNKITISWKGWDVEFVKVLFILKCIDLSNNNLSGSIPSKMGSLQGLIALNLSRNHLSGRIPKTLGHMEQLESLDLSLNRLNGNIPLELEFLSYLEFLNLSYNMLDGKVPHGGQFLTFGESSYLGNLKLSGIPFTNISVCNNSSGYGNCTSIERIGEAKNSDGEMIGWAVGLGLSYGLGFSVVIGILTLNKRVRKRAFDFYDVVILAIDGCIRG from the coding sequence ATGGAAGCTATGTTTTCATGTGGCAGAGTTGCATTTGCAATCATAACAATATTATGTTGCTTCACTTCCCCTGCAATTGCATGCCCCCTCCCTGAAAGAAATCTTCTCCTCGATTTCAAGGCAGCCGTTGTAGATGAGGATAACACGCTAACTTCCTGGCATGGATTCAATTGCTGCACGTGGATAGGAGTCAGTTGTAATCTCCGCACAGGCCATGTTTCTCGACTGGATCTGAGTggatacaatttgaaaggtaacaTCAGTTCATCGCTGTTCCAACTTGCACGGTTGGAGCACCTCGATCTCAGTCACAACCTCTTCAAGGGTAAATTCAGTCCTCCCCATAATCGAAAGTTGAATAGTCTCACTTTTCTTGACTTGTCATTTGCTGGTTATGTAAATTATTCCTCTCTGAGTTATGTACGGGAATTTTATGTGAGTTTGGAAAGCTTATCAAATCTGGTGAGCTTGGAATACCTCTCTCTTGCTGAAGTGAACATCTCTGCAAGCAAAGAGTGGGGTGAAGCTGTTGGCAGTTTATCCAACCTTCAACAACTCAGCATGTCTGACTGTGGGCTTGGAGGACAAATTCCCAATTCCCTTCTCAACCTCACCTCTCTGCTTCATCTCGATCTATCATACAACTATTTGTCAGCACATATACCAGCTTGGTTTGAAAATGTGACTGGGCGCTTGCTCTCTCTTGATCTCTCTTGGAATGAGAATCTTGGAGGAGACATTTCTTTCCTTGGACAACGAAACTCTTCTTTGTCACTAACCAGGATTGTTCTTTCAGGGACAGCCATCAAGGGCCGAATTCCATCTGCTATATGGAATATCTCATGCTTGGAGCATCTTCGTCTTTCAGGTACCAgaattgaaggtgagattccagCTTCTATAGGGAATTTGTTGTCcttgcaaagtcttgatctatcAGATACCAgaattgaaggtgagattccagCTTCTATAGGGAATTTGTTGTCcttgcaaagtcttgatctatcATATACCGGAATTGAAGGTGGGATTCCATCTGCTATAGGGAATGTGTCGTCCTTGAAGAGTCTTTATCTGTCTGATATCTCTATTGAAGGTGAGTTTCCTGTCTCCATACTCAATCTCTCTAAACTTGTTGAATTGGACCTGTCCTACAACATGTTAACTGGGGTAATCCCACCTTCATTGGACTCACTTTCTTCCCTTGTTAGTCTTGACCTTAATGCCAACGAATTGAATGGTACGATTCCATCTACAATTTCAAATCTTGTTAACTTAAGAAGACTTTGGCTCCACTCCAATAGTTTAAGCGGCCTCATTTCCCTTTCCGTATTCGATAATCTCACTAGTCTTGGTAGTCTGTATCTTTCTTACAATCAGTTAACTGTAAACATTGATTCGACATGGATTCCGCAGTTTAAGCTTTCCGCTTTGGCATTAGGCTCTTGCAATTTAGATAGAATTCCATCGTTTCTTGTGACCCAATACGACTTGGAATATCTAGACCTATCTGCTAACAGTATCCAAACAAATATTCCATCTTGGATATGGAACTTACCCAGCCTTTATAGTTTGAACCTTAGCTGTAATCAATTAACTGGGTCATTGCCATCCAGACAACCCTTACCCATGTATATTGACTCTCTAGATTTGCACAATAATAGCCTAGAAGGTTCTCTTCATCTTCCTCCCGCTGGAGCTGGAGCTTATCTGCTGGATCTGTCGATGAATCAGTTCAATGGTTCTATTCCTACTGACATTGGTGCGTATCTTCAAAATACAAGGTTCTTATCCTTGTCGCGGAATAATCTCAGCGGGGCGATTCCAGATTCTATTTGCACTTCATATTTGGAGGTTCTTGACCTTTCAAATAATACGCTGAGCAGTGTCATTCCTCCTCATTTAACAAGGAATTGTTCTTCTCTTAGTGTTCTAGATTTGGCAGAGAATCATCTGGAAGGTAAATTGCCAGCAGAGTGGGGCAACATTACAAACATGCATACATTGAAGCTCAATGGTAATCATTTGAGAGGAGTTATTCCCTCATCCATTTCAGAAGGCCGATCTCTGCAAGTATTGGATTTGGGAAATAATGATTTGGAAGGCACCCTTCCCCACTGGATTGGAAAGCTATCACAGCTGCATGTGTTGGTCTTAAGGTCTAATCATTTTCATGGCAGTATCCCACGCCAGGTAATTGGCCTTCCGAATCTTCAAATTCTGGATCTTTCTGGCAACCACCTTTCAGGAGCTATTCCAAGCAACCTTACAAACCTGCTTGCAATTGTCAATGCATCGCAGAATAATTCAAACCATTTGGAAGACGTTAGATATACAAATAAAATTACAATTTCCTGGAAAGGCTGGGATGTTGAATTTGTGAAAgttctctttattcttaaatgtattgatctttcaaacaacaacttatCAGGGAGCATTCCTTCTAAAATGGGATCTCTTCAAGGCTTGATAGCCCTTAACCTTTCAAGGAATCATCTCAGTGGCCGAATCCCAAAAACATTGGGACACATGGAACAACTAGAGTCTCTGGACCTCTCGCTAAACAGGTTGAATGGCAACATTCCCTTAGAACTTGAGTTCCTGAGTTATTTGGAGTTCTTGAATCTATCTTACAACATGCTTGATGGAAAAGTACCCCATGGAGGACAGTTCCTAACTTTTGGGGAGTCGTCCTACTTAGGCAATCTTAAGCTAAGTGGGATTCCATTTACCAATATAAGCGTCTGCAACAACTCTTCTGGCTATGGCAACTGCACAAGTATTGAGAGAATTGGTGAAGCAAAGAATTCAGATGGTGAAATGATAGGATGGGCAGTCGGACTTGGATTGAGTTATGGTTTGGGATTCTCTGTTGTGATTGGAATATTGACTTTAAATAAGAGGGTGAGAAAGAGAGCCTTCGATTTTTATGATGTTGTAATTTTAGCTATTGATGGGTGTATAAGAGGTTAA